The sequence AGTCAGACTATGGTCCGACCATGACTCACCAGCGGGCCTTCGAGATCGCGCGCGACGAGTATGCGACCATCGAGCCTCAGCTGCGCCAGGTCCTCGAGGTGGATATTCCCGCTGTCGAGGCAAGGATGGAGGCGGCCGGTGTGCCGTGGACCCCGGGGAGGTCGCTACCGACAATCCATTGATTGAGCACCGTTCTTTGTTGAAACTCTGCGAGCCTACTCCAGACCCTCGACTCGCGCCGTCGTTTCGGCGACTCGTTCAGACAGGGCTCTGAGCTGATCCCGTTTACCGGCCAGGCGTTCCGATTCTGAACGCACGAAACGTGTGTACGGCGCAATCGTCTCTTCGAGGCGTCGACGACCTCGTTCCGCCTCACTCTCGAAATGCGCCGAGAGAGCGGACATCAGGTCACGTCGAAGGGCCTCGATCTTTTGCTTGAGCTCCACCTTCGCCTGGCGGCGGCGGTGGGGCAGGATGAAAAGACCCAACGCCGCCAGCAGGCCGGCTGCCGTCAGCCCCGTAACGTCGGCCGCGGTAGAGCTCGCAGCCAGCGCCACCGCCGCTCCGAGTCCGAGAGCACCGACCTCGATAACGGCGGCAGACGTCACTGCTTTCTGAAGATCTTCAGCCATGCGCTGTGCTTCACCGGATCGGTCGTACGAGGCGAGCCCTTCGCGCGCCGCTCGCCCGACCGTTTCGAGGAGACGTGCCCGATCCGCCTCGAATCGCCCACTGACCTCTCCGACCATGCGATCTGCATGGGCTGCAACTCGACGGTTGACGTGGTTGACAACGTTCTGCCAATGCCCAAGCTCCGAATCCACCAGCCAGTCGATCAGTGAATCGACCTTGGCGTCCACCACTTCCGGTGCGTCCGCAACAACCAGGCTGTCAAACTGGCTCTTGAGTTCGGATTTGTCGAACAGCTTCGGCAGTCGATTGAGTCGAACCGTGTCATCGAAGAATTCGGTACCACGCTGCTCCATCGCGTGGAG is a genomic window of Acidobacteriota bacterium containing:
- a CDS encoding dynamin family protein, whose product is APVETLHQLSVVDTPGTNALDRAHEALTKDYVPRADLVVFVTSADRPLSESERVFLETIRQWGKKVAMVVNKIDILRSEDEVVEVVDYVTENATRLLGVKPEVFPVSSKLAVEAEDEAEREASGLPKVERYLRDTLDSGELLRLKLGNPLGVASHLLDAALQRVEGQLEMLAADLKTIDDIESQTRVWTEDIRREFDLRLADIDNVLHAMEQRGTEFFDDTVRLNRLPKLFDKSELKSQFDSLVVADAPEVVDAKVDSLIDWLVDSELGHWQNVVNHVNRRVAAHADRMVGEVSGRFEADRARLLETVGRAAREGLASYDRSGEAQRMAEDLQKAVTSAAVIEVGALGLGAAVALAASSTAADVTGLTAAGLLAALGLFILPHRRRQAKVELKQKIEALRRDLMSALSAHFESEAERGRRRLEETIAPYTRFVRSESERLAGKRDQLRALSERVAETTARVEGLE